The following is a genomic window from Paenibacillus thiaminolyticus.
GCGCTACACGGTAGAGGAGAGAGAGCAGGATATTGTCGTGTTCCTAATCGGAATGAGGGTGAACAAATGGCGGGCCGTTCATCAATGGTGGCCGGTCTTTACAGCGATGCCGCCCATGATTCGGGAATTGTATACGAACCCGGAGCTTGGCTTTCTTTCTTTGGAGACGACCGTCAATCTAAGAACGATATTGATGGTTCAATATTGGCGCTCCTTCGAGGAACTGACAGCCTATGC
Proteins encoded in this region:
- a CDS encoding DUF4188 domain-containing protein, coding for MGKSIFGGRYTVEEREQDIVVFLIGMRVNKWRAVHQWWPVFTAMPPMIRELYTNPELGFLSLETTVNLRTILMVQYWRSFEELTAYARGPEHLKAWRRFYQAVGKTNAVGIYHETYIVRGGQFEAVYGNMPKFGLAKARGHAPITPRTDSAAQRVRA